From the Eleutherodactylus coqui strain aEleCoq1 chromosome 7, aEleCoq1.hap1, whole genome shotgun sequence genome, one window contains:
- the LOC136573610 gene encoding protein PBMUCL2-like — translation MTRRRPRDNQEKTQRQPGEDPETTRRKPRENQQKTQEKPGEDPETPSGRSRDKQGQTQRQLAANPETTRTRVNQEQTQRQRGVDPDTTRSRPKDNSEQTQRQLRADPKTTQSRPKDNSEQTQRQLRADPKTTQSRPKDNSEQTQRQLRADPKTTQSRPKDNSEQTQRQLRVDPKTTQSRPKDNSEQTQRQLAADPETTSSRPRDNLQQTQRQLEAEP, via the coding sequence ATGACAAGgagaagacccagagacaaccaggagaagacccagagacaaccaggagaagacccagagacaaccaGGAGAAAACCCAGGGAAAACCAGCAGAAGACCCAGGAAAAACCGGGGGAAGACCCAGAGACACCCAGTGGAAGATCTAGAGACAAGCAGgggcagacccagagacaactagcagcaaacccagagacaactaggaccAGAGTGAACcaggagcagacccagagacaaagAGGAGTAGACCCAGATACAACGAGGAGTAGACCCAAAGACAACTCGGAGCAGACCCAAAGACAACTCAGAGCAGACCCAAAGACAACTCAGAGCAGACCCAAAGACAACTCAGAGCAGACCCAAAGACAACTCAGAGCAGACCCAAAGACAACTCAGAGCAGACCCAAAGACAACTCAGAGCAGACCCAAAGACAACTCAGAGCAGACCCAAAGACAACTCAGAGCAGACCCAAAGACAACTCAGAGCAGACCCAAAGACAACTCAGAGTAGACCCAAAGACAACTCAGAGTAGACCCAAAGACAACTCAGAGCAGACCCAAAGACAACTAgcagcagacccagagacaactagcagcagacccagagacaacttgcagcagacccagagacaactagaaGCAGAGCCATAG